A single genomic interval of Deinococcus ruber harbors:
- the rpe gene encoding ribulose-phosphate 3-epimerase codes for MPPLPVLLAPSILASDFTRLGQEIESIQDAEYLHVDVMDGLFVPNISFGFPILEAARRTRDTLGTGQILDVHLMIERPERYLKDFASAGADSITVHVEATPHVHRCVQTIRELGRRAGVVLNPGTSLETLRPLIGSVDLILIMSVNPGFGGQSFLPQTYERVQTVRRWLDEAGSDAVLEVDGGVTADNARQLAEAGATALVAGSSVFGADGGRAGLARLRASLS; via the coding sequence GTGCCGCCTCTACCTGTCCTGCTCGCCCCCAGCATCCTCGCCAGCGACTTCACCCGGCTCGGTCAGGAGATCGAGAGCATTCAGGACGCCGAGTACCTGCATGTCGATGTGATGGACGGGCTGTTCGTCCCGAATATCAGCTTCGGGTTTCCGATTCTGGAGGCGGCGCGGCGGACCCGTGACACCCTCGGAACAGGCCAGATTCTCGACGTTCACCTGATGATCGAACGCCCCGAGCGCTACCTGAAGGACTTTGCCAGCGCCGGGGCCGACAGCATCACGGTGCATGTCGAGGCCACTCCGCACGTCCACCGCTGCGTGCAGACCATCCGCGAACTCGGCAGGCGGGCGGGCGTGGTGCTCAATCCCGGCACCTCACTGGAGACGCTGCGCCCCCTCATCGGCAGCGTCGATCTGATTCTGATCATGAGTGTGAATCCGGGCTTTGGCGGGCAATCGTTCCTGCCGCAGACGTATGAGCGCGTGCAGACGGTGCGCCGCTGGCTGGATGAAGCGGGCAGCGACGCCGTGCTGGAGGTGGACGGCGGCGTAACGGCAGACAACGCCCGGCAGCTTGCCGAAGCCGGAGCAACGGCGCTGGTGGCGGGCAGCAGCGTGTTCGGGGCAGACGGGGGCCGGGCAGGTCTGGCGCGGCTGCGGGCGTCGCTGTCATGA
- a CDS encoding 2-phosphosulfolactate phosphatase, which yields MKLRVDLLPHGGYSDTVLVVDILRATTTAVAYLERGASALLLTRSPDVALALRDTTNAEGDTVRNERYLLGGERGGLPIPGFDFGNSPVEAAGQNFTQREVVMNTTNGTGAAHIAATSGKHVLLASLVNAHAAARRARALAVEEIAIVCAGTDERVSLEDVYAAGVLAEYLLAMGEFTIDDGARIALTLRRNLGNPLEALSSSSHGVYLERLGLGDDVRWAARISESTIVPTLEAQQGREGVLRFVAG from the coding sequence ATGAAGCTGCGCGTCGATCTGCTGCCGCACGGCGGGTACTCCGATACCGTGCTGGTGGTCGATATTCTGCGGGCCACCACCACCGCCGTCGCGTACCTGGAGCGCGGAGCCAGCGCCCTGCTACTCACACGCAGTCCGGATGTGGCTCTTGCCCTGCGCGACACCACGAACGCCGAGGGCGACACGGTTCGCAATGAGCGCTATCTGCTGGGCGGCGAGCGCGGTGGCCTGCCGATTCCGGGCTTCGACTTCGGAAACAGCCCGGTCGAGGCGGCGGGGCAGAACTTCACGCAGCGCGAAGTGGTAATGAACACCACCAACGGCACCGGAGCGGCCCATATCGCCGCCACGAGCGGGAAACATGTGCTGCTGGCCTCGCTGGTCAATGCCCACGCCGCCGCCCGCCGCGCCCGCGCCCTCGCCGTCGAGGAGATCGCCATCGTGTGTGCCGGAACCGACGAGCGCGTGAGCCTGGAAGACGTGTACGCCGCCGGAGTGCTGGCCGAATACCTGCTGGCAATGGGCGAATTCACCATCGACGACGGCGCACGCATCGCCCTGACGCTGCGGCGCAATCTGGGCAACCCGCTGGAAGCCCTGAGCAGCAGCAGCCACGGCGTGTATCTGGAACGCCTGGGCCTGGGCGACGATGTGCGCTGGGCCGCCCGCATCTCGGAAAGTACGATTGTGCCCACGCTGGAAGCGCAGCAGGGACGCGAAGGCGTGCTGCGCTTCGTGGCTGGCTAA